A single region of the Streptomyces sp. NBC_01262 genome encodes:
- a CDS encoding SRPBCC family protein: MGQVEATTQREIEAGPEEVFTALADYTGTRGKLLTEQFSEYEVREGGKGEGTLVHWKLQATEKRIRDILFAVTEPTAGQLVETDQNSSMVTTWTVTPAGEGRSKVVTTTTWNGAGGIGGFFERTFAPKGLNRIYDAVLARLAAEVEGAK; this comes from the coding sequence ATGGGCCAGGTAGAGGCCACCACGCAGCGCGAGATCGAGGCGGGGCCGGAAGAGGTGTTCACCGCGCTCGCCGACTACACCGGCACCCGCGGGAAGCTGCTCACCGAGCAGTTCAGCGAGTACGAGGTCCGGGAGGGCGGCAAGGGTGAGGGCACCCTCGTCCACTGGAAGCTCCAGGCCACCGAGAAGCGCATCCGGGACATCCTCTTCGCGGTGACCGAGCCCACCGCCGGGCAGCTCGTCGAGACCGACCAGAACTCCTCCATGGTGACCACCTGGACCGTCACCCCGGCCGGTGAGGGCCGCTCCAAGGTCGTGACCACGACCACCTGGAACGGCGCGGGCGGCATCGGCGGCTTCTTCGAGCGCACCTTCGCCCCCAAGGGCCTGAACCGGATCTACGACGCCGTGCTCGCGCGGCTGGCCGCCGAGGTCGAGGGCGCCAAGTAG
- a CDS encoding Rv2578c family radical SAM protein, whose translation MRWDNLSRDGTAALFGTDVVTRTFDTPEFRGITFHEVRARSIVNRVPGASRMPFEWTINPYRGCSHACVYCFARKTHSYLDLDTGLDFDSQIIVKVNAPELLRRELAAPRWQGQHIAMGTNVDCYQRAEGRYRLMPGILGELRDRANPFSILTKGSLILRDLEILREAARVTDVSTAVSVGFLDRELWHTVEPGTPSPQKRLDVCRTLNENGIASGVLMAPVLPYLSDSPEQLRATVRAIAEAGATSVTPLVLHLRPGAREWYMAWLSVHHPRLLSRYKALYADGAYAPTWYQRRITRQVHEFATEYGIGPSRRPLRQAPPPQAEPAAAEPTEPTQLMLQV comes from the coding sequence ATGCGCTGGGACAACCTGAGCCGCGACGGCACCGCCGCACTCTTCGGGACCGATGTCGTCACCCGTACGTTCGACACCCCCGAATTCCGCGGGATCACCTTCCACGAGGTCAGGGCCCGCTCGATCGTCAACCGCGTGCCGGGCGCCTCGCGCATGCCGTTCGAATGGACGATCAACCCCTACCGGGGGTGCAGCCACGCCTGCGTCTACTGCTTCGCGCGCAAGACGCACAGCTATCTCGACCTCGACACCGGGCTGGACTTCGACTCCCAGATCATCGTCAAGGTCAACGCCCCCGAACTGCTGCGCCGCGAGCTGGCCGCGCCGCGCTGGCAGGGCCAGCACATCGCCATGGGCACCAATGTCGACTGCTACCAGCGCGCCGAGGGCCGCTACCGCCTCATGCCCGGCATCCTCGGCGAGCTGCGCGACCGCGCCAACCCCTTCTCCATCCTCACCAAGGGCTCGCTGATCCTGCGCGACCTGGAGATCCTGCGGGAGGCGGCGCGGGTCACCGACGTCTCCACCGCCGTCTCCGTCGGCTTCCTCGACCGCGAGCTGTGGCACACCGTCGAGCCGGGCACACCCTCACCCCAGAAGCGGCTGGACGTCTGCCGCACCCTCAACGAGAACGGGATCGCCTCCGGCGTGCTCATGGCCCCCGTGCTCCCCTACCTCAGCGACTCCCCCGAGCAGCTGCGCGCCACCGTCCGCGCCATCGCCGAGGCCGGCGCCACCTCCGTCACCCCGCTCGTCCTGCACCTGCGCCCCGGCGCGCGCGAGTGGTACATGGCCTGGCTGTCCGTCCACCACCCACGACTGCTCTCGCGCTACAAGGCGCTCTACGCGGACGGGGCCTACGCCCCCACGTGGTACCAGCGGCGGATCACGCGCCAGGTGCACGAATTCGCCACCGAGTACGGGATCGGACCGAGCCGGCGGCCACTGCGGCAGGCGCCGCCACCGCAGGCGGAGCCAGCGGCGGCGGAACCCACCGAACCCACCCAGCTGATGCTTCAGGTGTAG
- a CDS encoding ArsR/SmtB family transcription factor encodes MAEEQDAVFKALADPTRRSLLDALFHEDGQTLSSLEARFDITRFAVMKHLRQLEEAGLVVTRRRGREKLHFLNPVPIRLVHDRWVSKYAQPWAAGLSDLKSRLERTMEKVFELYIRTTPERLWEAITDPEIRSKYNFGAGITSDWKPGSRYVMGAPGAPGPLGEGEILEVDPPRRLVQTMTALWSDEVKSEGESRITWEIEPVGDSCRLTVTHDQLREGANEELFGGWPMILSGLKTWLETGELLTTPGSLLYT; translated from the coding sequence ATGGCAGAGGAACAGGACGCGGTGTTCAAGGCGCTCGCCGACCCGACCCGGCGCAGCCTCCTCGACGCGCTGTTCCATGAGGACGGGCAGACGCTCAGCTCCCTGGAGGCGCGCTTCGACATCACGCGCTTCGCCGTGATGAAGCACCTGAGGCAGCTGGAGGAGGCCGGCCTGGTGGTGACCAGGCGGCGCGGCCGGGAGAAGCTCCACTTCCTCAACCCCGTCCCGATCCGGCTCGTCCACGACCGGTGGGTGAGCAAGTACGCGCAACCGTGGGCCGCCGGTCTGAGCGACCTCAAGAGCCGACTGGAGAGAACGATGGAAAAGGTCTTCGAGCTCTACATCCGCACCACCCCGGAGCGTCTTTGGGAGGCGATCACGGATCCCGAGATCCGCTCCAAGTACAACTTCGGCGCCGGGATCACCTCGGACTGGAAGCCCGGCTCGCGCTACGTCATGGGCGCGCCGGGCGCCCCCGGGCCGCTGGGCGAGGGGGAGATCCTGGAGGTGGACCCGCCGCGCAGGCTCGTGCAGACGATGACCGCACTGTGGAGTGACGAGGTGAAGAGCGAGGGGGAGTCCAGGATCACCTGGGAGATCGAGCCCGTCGGCGACTCCTGCCGCCTCACCGTCACCCATGACCAGCTGCGCGAGGGCGCCAACGAGGAGCTCTTCGGTGGCTGGCCGATGATCCTTTCCGGTCTGAAGACCTGGCTGGAGACGGGCGAGCTGCTCACCACGCCGGGATCGCTGCTCTACACCTGA
- a CDS encoding HEAT repeat domain-containing protein: protein MTDERGSLSPVDTALREELAATLTEPGESLAVRLDAAVALAEADDARAFETLVMVLNYRDPGLADTAARALARLADPRTSRAAAALATNPLRTAYALPAIRLLVSLREPEAVPALTRTLERLLTEPGSPYRRIALACVEGLGELADRRAVPVLRSASEDPRLREAADAALARVERA from the coding sequence CTGACAGATGAGCGGGGTAGTCTGTCGCCGGTGGACACCGCATTACGCGAAGAACTCGCCGCGACCCTCACCGAACCGGGGGAATCCCTGGCCGTCCGGCTCGACGCCGCCGTCGCCCTCGCCGAGGCCGACGACGCCCGCGCCTTCGAGACCCTCGTCATGGTGCTCAACTACCGCGACCCGGGCCTCGCCGACACGGCCGCCCGCGCCCTCGCCCGCCTCGCCGACCCCCGCACCTCCCGGGCCGCCGCCGCCCTCGCCACCAACCCCCTGCGCACCGCCTACGCCCTCCCGGCGATCCGGCTGCTGGTGTCGCTGCGCGAGCCCGAGGCCGTGCCCGCGCTCACACGGACGCTGGAGCGCCTGCTCACCGAGCCGGGCTCGCCCTACCGGCGGATCGCGCTCGCCTGCGTGGAAGGGCTGGGCGAGCTCGCCGACCGGCGGGCGGTGCCCGTGCTCCGCTCGGCAAGCGAGGACCCGAGGCTGCGGGAGGCGGCGGACGCCGCGCTGGCCCGGGTGGAGCGGGCGTAG
- a CDS encoding 3-hydroxyacyl-CoA dehydrogenase family protein, which yields MDRPQSSQDPQSPLVIAVIGLGTMGTGIADVMACAGHEVIGVDISEAAARQAVETLEASTARAVRHERITGQERTAALARFRTFPDLQAAAEADLVIEVVTEHFETKCEVLTALDGIVKPGAIIATGTNALSVTQLASRTSRPDRVLGLHFFAPAQKMKLVEVVSTVLTSPEATASVTTLVRALGKEPVPVGDRPGFIADGLLFGYLNQAAAMYEARYATREDIDAAMRLGCGLPMGPLALLDLIGIDTAQTVLEAMYEASRDRLHAPSPVLKQLSAAGLLGRKTGRGFYTYEASGSATVVPDADTPQDGGAGAQGRPVSRVGVAGSGTMATGIAEVFAKAGYEVVLAARGQDKADKAAAQLAKSLDRSVAKGRLTQEQRDAALARVTAAGSLDAFAEVDLAVEAVAEDLAVKQQLFATLDKVCKPGAVLATTTSSLPVIAIATSTSRPQDVIGMHFFNPAPAMKLVEVVRTVLTADDVHATVREVCGKVKKHAVDCGDRAGFIVNALLFPYLNNAVKMVQEHYATVEDIDAAMKLGGGYPMGPFELLDVVGLDVSLAIEQVLHKEFRDPGLAPSPLLEHLVSAGCLGRKTGRGFREYARR from the coding sequence ATGGACCGTCCCCAAAGCTCCCAGGACCCGCAGAGCCCTCTTGTCATAGCCGTCATCGGCCTCGGCACGATGGGCACCGGAATCGCCGATGTCATGGCCTGTGCGGGCCATGAGGTCATCGGCGTCGACATCAGCGAAGCCGCCGCCCGCCAGGCCGTCGAGACCCTGGAGGCCTCGACCGCCCGCGCCGTTCGGCATGAGCGGATCACCGGGCAGGAGCGCACCGCCGCCCTCGCCCGCTTCCGTACGTTCCCCGATCTGCAGGCCGCGGCCGAGGCGGATCTGGTCATCGAGGTGGTGACCGAGCACTTCGAGACCAAGTGCGAGGTGCTGACCGCCCTCGACGGCATCGTGAAGCCCGGCGCGATCATCGCCACCGGCACCAACGCGCTGTCCGTCACGCAGCTCGCCTCGCGCACCTCGCGCCCCGACCGCGTCCTGGGCCTGCACTTCTTCGCCCCCGCCCAGAAGATGAAGCTGGTCGAGGTGGTCTCCACCGTCCTCACCTCCCCCGAGGCCACCGCATCGGTCACCACGCTGGTGCGGGCCCTGGGCAAGGAGCCGGTGCCGGTCGGCGACCGCCCCGGTTTCATCGCCGACGGCCTGCTCTTCGGCTACCTCAACCAGGCCGCCGCGATGTACGAGGCCCGCTACGCCACCCGCGAGGACATCGACGCCGCCATGCGGCTGGGCTGCGGCCTGCCCATGGGACCGCTCGCGCTGCTCGACCTGATCGGCATCGACACCGCCCAGACGGTCCTGGAGGCGATGTACGAGGCCTCCCGCGACCGGCTGCACGCCCCCTCCCCCGTGCTGAAGCAGCTGTCCGCCGCCGGGCTGCTCGGCCGCAAGACCGGGCGCGGCTTCTACACCTACGAGGCCTCCGGCAGCGCCACCGTCGTCCCCGACGCCGACACCCCGCAGGACGGTGGCGCGGGAGCGCAGGGCCGTCCCGTCAGCCGCGTCGGCGTCGCCGGGTCCGGCACCATGGCCACCGGCATCGCCGAGGTCTTCGCCAAGGCCGGCTACGAGGTCGTGCTCGCCGCCCGGGGCCAGGACAAGGCCGACAAGGCCGCCGCACAGCTGGCCAAGTCCCTGGACCGCTCGGTCGCCAAGGGCCGGCTCACCCAGGAGCAGCGTGACGCCGCCCTGGCCCGGGTCACCGCGGCCGGATCGCTGGACGCCTTCGCGGAGGTGGACCTGGCCGTGGAGGCCGTCGCCGAGGACCTGGCGGTCAAGCAGCAGCTCTTCGCGACGCTGGACAAGGTCTGCAAGCCCGGCGCGGTGCTCGCCACCACCACCTCGTCCCTGCCCGTCATCGCCATCGCCACGTCCACGTCCCGCCCGCAGGACGTGATCGGCATGCACTTCTTCAACCCGGCGCCCGCGATGAAGCTCGTCGAGGTGGTCCGTACCGTGCTCACCGCCGACGACGTCCACGCCACCGTGCGCGAGGTGTGCGGCAAGGTGAAGAAGCACGCCGTGGACTGCGGCGACCGGGCCGGGTTCATCGTCAACGCACTGCTGTTCCCGTACCTGAACAACGCCGTGAAGATGGTCCAGGAGCACTACGCGACCGTCGAGGACATCGACGCGGCCATGAAGCTCGGCGGCGGCTACCCGATGGGGCCCTTCGAGCTCCTCGACGTGGTCGGCCTGGATGTCTCCCTCGCGATCGAGCAGGTCCTCCACAAGGAGTTCCGCGACCCGGGGCTGGCGCCCTCCCCGCTGCTGGAGCACCTGGTCTCGGCCGGCTGCCTCGGCCGCAAGACCGGGCGCGGCTTCCGCGAGTACGCCCGGCGCTGA
- a CDS encoding TetR family transcriptional regulator: protein MAHPVKPPRTTAATAQRHRVRQDLAAAAMHLFATQGYEATTVDEIAAAAGVARRTFFRHFRSKEEAIFPDHDDTLVRVGEVLESAEPHEHPLDTVCRGITEVLRMYAESPEVSVERYRLTREIPILREREISSVARYERLFTRYLLGHFDEADHHDGDDDPLLAEVAASAVVAAHNHVLRRWLRAGGKGDVEAQLDHAFQVIRVTFGSGIGGGRRLAPAAAPAPTATVSTAGEVVIAVARTDASPAEVMRTIEKALRGDSA from the coding sequence ATGGCCCACCCCGTCAAGCCCCCGCGTACGACCGCAGCCACGGCCCAGCGGCACCGTGTCCGCCAGGATCTGGCGGCCGCCGCGATGCACCTTTTCGCGACCCAGGGCTACGAGGCGACCACGGTCGACGAGATCGCGGCGGCGGCCGGGGTCGCACGCCGTACGTTCTTCCGCCACTTCCGCTCCAAGGAAGAGGCGATCTTCCCCGACCACGACGACACACTGGTGCGGGTCGGGGAGGTGCTGGAGTCGGCCGAGCCGCACGAGCACCCCCTGGACACGGTCTGCCGGGGCATCACGGAGGTCCTGCGGATGTACGCGGAGTCCCCCGAGGTATCGGTCGAGCGGTACCGGCTCACCCGCGAGATCCCGATCCTGCGCGAGCGCGAGATCTCCTCCGTCGCCCGCTACGAGCGGCTCTTCACCCGCTACCTCCTCGGCCACTTCGACGAGGCCGACCACCACGACGGCGACGACGACCCGCTGCTGGCGGAGGTCGCCGCGTCGGCCGTCGTCGCGGCCCACAACCACGTCCTGCGGCGCTGGCTCCGCGCCGGCGGCAAGGGCGACGTGGAAGCCCAGCTCGACCACGCCTTCCAGGTCATCCGGGTGACCTTCGGCTCGGGCATAGGAGGCGGACGCCGCCTCGCCCCGGCAGCGGCTCCCGCGCCGACCGCGACCGTGTCCACGGCCGGCGAGGTCGTCATCGCGGTCGCCCGTACGGACGCCTCTCCGGCGGAGGTCATGCGCACGATCGAGAAGGCCCTGCGCGGCGACAGCGCGTAG
- the ccrA gene encoding crotonyl-CoA carboxylase/reductase yields the protein MKDILDAILASDSTAADFAALPLPESYRAITVHKDEEEIFSGLSTREKDPRKSLHLDEVPVPELGPGEALVAVMASSVNYNSVWTSIFEPVSTFRFLERYGKLSPLTKRHDLPYHVLGSDLSGVVLRTGPGVNAWKPGDEVVAHCLSVELESADGHNDTMLDPEQRIWGFETNFGGLAEIALVKSNQLMPKPKHLSWEEAAAPGLVNSTAYRQLVSRNGAGMKQGDNVLIWGASGGLGSYATQFALAGGANPICVVSSPEKAAICRSMGADAIIDRNAEDYKFWKDEHTQDQREWKRLGKRIRELTGGEDADIVFEHPGRETFGASVYVTRKGGTIVTCASTSGYNHEYDNRYLWMSLKKIVGSHFANYREAWEANRLIAKGKIHPTLSKTYRLEETGQAAYDVHRNLHQGKVGVLTLAPQEGLGVSNPEMRATHIDAINRFRNI from the coding sequence GTGAAGGACATCCTGGACGCGATTCTCGCGTCGGACAGCACCGCCGCAGATTTCGCGGCCCTGCCGCTCCCCGAGTCGTACCGTGCCATCACCGTCCACAAGGACGAGGAGGAGATCTTCTCGGGCCTGAGCACTCGCGAGAAGGACCCCCGCAAGTCGCTGCACCTGGACGAGGTGCCGGTGCCGGAGCTCGGCCCCGGCGAGGCGCTCGTCGCGGTGATGGCGAGCTCGGTGAACTACAACAGCGTGTGGACGTCGATCTTCGAGCCGGTCTCGACCTTCCGGTTCCTGGAGCGGTACGGAAAGCTCTCGCCGCTCACCAAGCGTCACGACCTGCCCTACCACGTCCTCGGCTCGGACCTGTCCGGAGTCGTGCTGCGCACCGGCCCCGGGGTCAACGCCTGGAAGCCGGGCGACGAGGTCGTGGCGCACTGCCTGTCCGTGGAGCTGGAGTCCGCCGACGGGCACAACGACACGATGCTCGACCCGGAGCAGCGGATCTGGGGCTTCGAGACCAACTTCGGCGGGCTGGCGGAGATCGCGCTGGTCAAGTCCAACCAGCTCATGCCCAAGCCCAAGCACCTGAGCTGGGAGGAGGCGGCGGCGCCCGGCCTGGTCAACTCGACCGCGTACCGGCAGCTGGTCTCCCGCAACGGCGCCGGGATGAAGCAGGGGGACAACGTCCTGATCTGGGGCGCGAGCGGCGGCCTCGGCAGTTACGCGACCCAGTTCGCGCTGGCCGGCGGGGCGAACCCGATCTGCGTGGTGTCGAGCCCGGAGAAGGCGGCGATCTGCCGGAGCATGGGCGCGGACGCGATCATCGACCGCAATGCCGAGGACTACAAGTTCTGGAAGGACGAGCACACCCAGGACCAGCGGGAGTGGAAGCGCCTGGGCAAGCGGATCCGGGAGCTGACCGGCGGCGAGGACGCGGACATCGTCTTCGAGCACCCGGGCCGGGAGACCTTCGGCGCGAGCGTGTACGTCACGCGCAAGGGCGGCACGATCGTGACCTGCGCGTCGACGTCCGGCTACAACCACGAGTACGACAACCGCTACCTGTGGATGAGCCTGAAGAAGATCGTCGGCTCGCACTTCGCGAACTACCGCGAGGCCTGGGAGGCCAACCGCCTGATCGCCAAGGGCAAGATCCACCCGACGCTGTCGAAGACGTACCGCCTGGAGGAGACCGGCCAGGCCGCGTACGACGTGCACCGCAACCTCCACCAGGGCAAGGTCGGCGTGCTCACCCTCGCCCCCCAGGAGGGCCTGGGAGTGAGCAACCCGGAGATGCGGGCCACGCACATCGACGCCATCAACCGCTTCCGGAACATCTGA
- a CDS encoding protein meaA — protein MAGRQKDRPWLMRTYAGHSTAEASNELYRRNLAKGQTGLSVAFDLPTQTGYDPDHILARGEVGRVGVPVSHLGDMRTLFRDIPLEEMNTSMTINATAMWLLALYQVVAEEQGADVGKLQGTTQNDIVKEYLSRGTHVFPPVPSLRLTTDMIAYTVGRIPKWNPINICSYHLQEAGATPVQEIAYAMSTAIAVLDAVRDGGQVPAERMGEVVARISFFVNAGVRFVEEMCKMRAFNRIWDTVTRDRYGIENPKQRRFRYGVQVNSLGLTEAQPENNVQRIVLEMLAVTLSKDARARAVQLPAWNEALGLPRPWDQQWSLRIQQVLALESDLLEYEDIFDGSHVIEAKVSELVTESLAEMARIEEMGGAMAAVESGYLKSQLVSSHAERRARIESGEEKIVGVNSFQGTEPSPLTSDLDAAIMTVDPANEARVVDALRIWREEREEPRAAKALAALKSAAAGTENLMEATVECARAGVTTGEWSFALREVFGEFRAPTGVSSAPVAVAAEPGTPLAEVRRKVAATAAELGVGKLRLLVGKPGLDGHSNGAEQIAVRARDAGFEVVYQGIRLTPEQIVSAAVAEDVHCVGLSILSGSHAELVPDVLTRLRRAGVDDVPVIAGGIIPPADAKALRAAGVAAVFTPKDFGITEIIGRIVDEIRRAHRLAPLEVTA, from the coding sequence ATGGCAGGCCGTCAGAAGGACCGTCCGTGGCTGATGCGGACATACGCCGGGCACTCCACGGCCGAGGCGTCCAACGAGCTCTACCGGCGCAACCTCGCCAAGGGACAGACCGGCCTGTCGGTCGCGTTCGACCTCCCGACGCAGACCGGATACGACCCCGACCACATCCTCGCCCGCGGCGAGGTCGGCCGGGTCGGGGTCCCCGTCTCCCATCTGGGCGACATGCGCACGCTGTTCCGGGACATCCCCCTGGAGGAGATGAACACCTCCATGACGATCAACGCCACGGCCATGTGGCTGCTGGCGCTCTACCAGGTGGTCGCCGAGGAGCAGGGCGCCGACGTCGGCAAGCTCCAGGGCACCACCCAGAACGACATCGTCAAGGAGTACCTCTCGCGCGGGACGCATGTCTTCCCGCCCGTCCCCTCGCTGCGCCTGACGACCGACATGATCGCGTACACCGTCGGCCGCATCCCGAAGTGGAACCCGATCAACATCTGCAGCTACCACCTGCAGGAGGCGGGCGCCACGCCGGTCCAGGAGATCGCGTACGCCATGTCCACCGCGATCGCCGTCCTGGACGCGGTCCGGGACGGCGGGCAGGTACCGGCCGAGCGCATGGGCGAGGTCGTCGCCCGGATCTCCTTCTTCGTCAACGCGGGCGTCCGCTTCGTCGAGGAGATGTGCAAGATGCGGGCCTTCAACCGCATCTGGGACACGGTCACCCGCGACCGCTACGGCATCGAGAACCCCAAGCAGCGCCGCTTCCGCTACGGCGTCCAGGTCAACTCCCTCGGCCTGACCGAGGCCCAGCCGGAGAACAACGTCCAGCGCATCGTCCTGGAAATGCTGGCCGTGACCCTGTCGAAGGACGCACGCGCGCGCGCCGTGCAGCTGCCCGCCTGGAACGAGGCGCTGGGCCTGCCGCGCCCGTGGGACCAGCAGTGGAGCCTGCGCATCCAGCAGGTGCTGGCCCTGGAGAGCGATCTGCTGGAGTACGAGGACATCTTCGACGGCTCGCATGTCATCGAGGCCAAGGTGAGCGAGCTGGTCACCGAGTCGCTGGCCGAGATGGCGCGCATCGAGGAGATGGGCGGCGCCATGGCCGCCGTGGAGTCCGGCTACCTCAAGTCGCAGCTGGTCTCCTCGCACGCCGAGCGCCGGGCCCGGATCGAGTCCGGCGAGGAGAAGATCGTCGGCGTCAACTCCTTCCAGGGCACCGAGCCCAGCCCGCTCACCTCCGACCTGGACGCGGCCATCATGACCGTCGACCCGGCGAACGAGGCGCGGGTGGTGGACGCGCTGCGGATATGGCGCGAGGAGCGGGAGGAGCCCAGGGCGGCCAAGGCGCTGGCGGCGCTGAAGTCGGCCGCCGCCGGGACCGAGAACCTCATGGAGGCGACCGTGGAGTGCGCCCGCGCGGGCGTCACCACCGGCGAGTGGTCCTTCGCCCTGCGCGAGGTCTTCGGCGAGTTCCGCGCCCCCACCGGCGTCAGCAGCGCCCCCGTCGCCGTGGCCGCCGAGCCCGGCACCCCGCTCGCCGAGGTCCGCCGCAAGGTCGCCGCCACGGCGGCCGAGCTGGGCGTCGGCAAACTGCGGCTGCTGGTCGGCAAGCCCGGCCTGGACGGGCACTCCAACGGCGCCGAGCAGATCGCCGTACGCGCGCGCGACGCCGGCTTCGAGGTGGTCTACCAGGGCATCCGCCTGACCCCCGAGCAGATCGTCTCGGCCGCGGTCGCCGAGGACGTCCACTGCGTCGGGCTGTCCATCCTGTCCGGCTCCCACGCCGAACTGGTCCCCGATGTCCTGACCCGCCTGCGCAGGGCGGGCGTGGACGACGTCCCGGTCATCGCGGGCGGCATCATCCCGCCGGCCGACGCGAAGGCGCTGCGCGCGGCGGGCGTCGCTGCGGTGTTCACCCCGAAGGACTTCGGCATCACGGAGATCATCGGCCGAATCGTGGACGAGATCCGCCGTGCGCATCGACTGGCGCCCCTTGAGGTGACGGCATGA
- a CDS encoding MaoC family dehydratase, with protein MQFGRTYEEFEVGAIYKHWPGKTVTEYDDHLFCLLTMNHHPLHMDANYATTTVQGKNVVVGNYIYSLLLGMSVPDVSGKAIANLEVESLKHVAPTFHGDTIYGQTTVLDKWPSKSKDDRGIVYVETKGYNQDGTLVCVFRRKVMVPTATYIKERGGEQPGRPELREN; from the coding sequence ATGCAGTTCGGCCGCACGTATGAAGAGTTCGAGGTCGGTGCCATCTACAAGCACTGGCCCGGGAAGACGGTCACCGAATACGACGACCATCTCTTCTGTCTTCTGACCATGAACCACCACCCGCTCCACATGGACGCGAACTACGCGACGACAACCGTCCAGGGCAAGAACGTCGTGGTGGGCAACTACATCTACTCCCTCCTCCTGGGCATGTCCGTACCGGACGTGTCCGGCAAGGCGATCGCCAACCTGGAGGTCGAGTCGCTCAAGCACGTCGCGCCGACCTTCCACGGCGACACCATCTACGGCCAGACCACCGTCCTGGACAAGTGGCCGTCGAAGTCCAAGGACGACCGGGGCATCGTCTACGTAGAGACCAAGGGCTACAACCAGGACGGCACCCTGGTGTGCGTCTTCCGCCGCAAGGTGATGGTGCCCACCGCCACGTACATCAAGGAGCGCGGCGGCGAGCAGCCCGGCCGCCCCGAGTTGAGGGAGAACTGA
- a CDS encoding acyl-CoA dehydrogenase family protein, protein MSRLAQTDGLTDIQREILSTVRTFVDKEILPVATELEHKDEYPTEIVEGLKELGIFGLMIPEEYGGLGESLLTYALTVEEIARGWMSVSGIINTHFIVAYMIKQHGTQEQKDHFLPRMAAGEVRGAFSMSEPELGSDVSAIRTKGVRDGDDYVINGQKMWLTNGGSANLVAVLCRTDEGQPEGTAPHKSMTTFLIEKEPGFGPNPTVPGLTIPGKIEKMGYKGVDTTEMILQDVRIPSNRVLGGDSGRGFYQMMDGVEVGRVNVAARGCGVAQRAFELGVSYAQQRQTFGKPIAQHQAIQFKLAEMATKVEAAHQMMVNAARKKDSGQRNDLEAGMAKYLAAEYCKEVVEDAFRIHGGYGFSKEYEIERLYREAPMLLIGEGTAEIQKMIIGRRLLEEYRLQG, encoded by the coding sequence ATGAGCCGCCTCGCGCAGACCGACGGGCTGACCGACATCCAGCGGGAGATCCTCTCCACCGTCCGGACCTTCGTCGACAAGGAGATCCTGCCGGTCGCGACCGAGCTGGAGCACAAGGACGAGTATCCGACCGAGATCGTTGAAGGTTTGAAGGAACTCGGCATCTTCGGCCTGATGATCCCGGAGGAGTACGGGGGCCTCGGTGAGTCCCTTCTCACATACGCCCTCACGGTGGAGGAGATCGCCCGCGGCTGGATGAGCGTGTCCGGCATCATCAACACCCACTTCATCGTCGCCTACATGATCAAGCAGCACGGCACCCAGGAGCAGAAGGACCACTTCCTGCCCCGCATGGCGGCCGGCGAGGTGCGCGGCGCCTTCTCCATGTCGGAGCCGGAGCTGGGCTCGGACGTCTCGGCGATCCGCACCAAGGGCGTACGGGATGGCGACGACTACGTCATCAACGGCCAGAAGATGTGGCTGACCAACGGCGGCTCGGCCAACCTCGTCGCGGTGCTGTGCCGCACCGACGAGGGGCAGCCGGAGGGCACGGCGCCGCACAAGTCCATGACGACCTTCCTCATCGAGAAGGAGCCGGGCTTCGGCCCTAACCCGACGGTCCCCGGGCTGACCATCCCCGGCAAGATCGAGAAGATGGGCTACAAGGGGGTCGACACGACCGAGATGATCCTCCAGGACGTGAGGATTCCGTCAAATCGCGTGCTCGGCGGCGACAGCGGCCGCGGCTTTTACCAAATGATGGACGGCGTCGAGGTGGGCCGGGTCAACGTGGCCGCCCGTGGCTGCGGTGTGGCACAGCGTGCCTTCGAGCTCGGTGTCTCGTACGCCCAGCAGCGGCAGACCTTCGGCAAGCCGATCGCCCAGCACCAGGCGATCCAGTTCAAGCTCGCCGAGATGGCCACCAAGGTCGAGGCGGCCCACCAGATGATGGTCAACGCGGCCCGCAAGAAGGACTCCGGCCAGCGCAACGACCTGGAGGCGGGCATGGCGAAGTACCTGGCGGCGGAGTACTGCAAGGAGGTCGTGGAGGACGCGTTCCGGATCCACGGCGGCTACGGCTTCTCCAAGGAGTACGAGATCGAGCGGCTGTACCGCGAGGCCCCGATGCTCCTGATCGGCGAGGGGACCGCCGAAATCCAGAAAATGATCATCGGGCGCCGACTGCTGGAGGAGTACCGACTCCAGGGCTGA